Proteins from a single region of Bombus pascuorum chromosome 5, iyBomPasc1.1, whole genome shotgun sequence:
- the LOC132907454 gene encoding Krueppel-like factor 6, with amino-acid sequence MDANQTPLSPPASPQFKHIEPTIQSSFSVAALLGDKLLQKTKAADINVKRNDDGNARPGLPPTPQPSDSEEDEPFRKRRCVEQCELAKLLLDGTPPPSPEPARVSVIMRANRDGTYSPANLIPKITTICSQSVPHDPQHISSSQSESTTRQSTTEPENILKSLKFKMSLRKEEIIVNNKNTDRETVQTKLHPLAPKPAPIMVTGLLGSPLVLPRAPLLLVTAPTTTTASSVTTPESTARRRVYECEHPGCGKNYFKSSHLKAHTRTHTGERPFSCPYEDCSRRFSRSDELSRHKRTHTGEKKFVCTVCQRRFMRSDHLAKHVKRHTRDRSSSANVSGAQPSVTQMTSTPLRVSLLPVIAPRITQSTQQIIAPQLTV; translated from the exons ATGGATGCTAATCAAACACCTCTTTCACCACCGGCCTCACCCCAATTCAAACAC ATTGAACCAACGATTCAGTCTTCGTTCAGCGTTGCGGCACTTTTGGGAGATAAACTTCTACAGAAAACGAAGGCTGCTGATATAAACGTGAAGAGAAACGATGACGGAAATGCACGGCCTGGTTTACCTCCAACTCCACAACCTTCTGATTCGGAAGAAGATGAACCTTTCCGAAAAAGGCGATGCGTGGAACAATGTGAATTGGCAAAA ttgcTCTTAGACGGTACGCCACCACCAAGTCCAGAACCAGCCCGTGTTTCGGTGATAATGCGTGCCAATCGAGATGGTACCTACAGTCCTGCCAACTTGATACCAAAGATTACCACGATATGCTCACAATCAGTTCCACATGATCCACAGCATATCTCCAGTTCACAGTCCGAATCGACTACGCGGCAAAGTACAACGGAGCCGGAGAACATACTGAAGAGTCTCAAATTCAAAATGAGTTTGCGGAAAGAAGagattattgtaaataataaaaatacggaCCGCGAGACTGTACAAACAAAATTACATCCTCTAGCACCAAAACCTGCGCCGATTATGGTAACCGGACTTTTAGGGTCACCTTTGGTTCTTCCACGAGCTCCTCTTTTATTAGTAACTGCGCCTACAACTACAACAGCATCAAGTGTAACTACACCAGAGTCAACTGCGCGACGTCGTGTTTACGAATGTGAACATCCAGGTTGtggcaaaaattattttaagtcATCTCATTTGAAAGCCCATACACGAACCCATACAGGAGAACGACCATTCTCATGTCCCTACGAAGACTGTAGCAGACGATTTTCAAGAAGCGACGAACTTTCACGGCATAAGCGAACGCATActggagaaaagaaatttgtttgtACTGTTTGTCAGAGAAGATTTATGAGAAGCGACCATCTGGCGAAACACGTTAAACGGCATACCAGAGATAGGTCTTCATCCGCGAATGTCTCCGGCGCTCAACCTTCTGTCACGCAAATGACATCCACACCTTTAAGAGTAAGCCTACTTCCGGTTATAGCACCACGTATAACACAATCGACTCAACAAATAATTGCACCGCAATTAACAGTTTGA